The Deinococcus sedimenti genome has a window encoding:
- a CDS encoding putative quinol monooxygenase, whose translation MVTLGLLVRLEAKPGKEADVENFLMGGLPLVEQEPATTAWFAIRLGPSTFGIFDVFPDESGREAHLSGRVAAALQENAELFAQAPDIQKLDVVAAKLPGVLAT comes from the coding sequence ATGGTAACACTGGGACTGTTGGTCCGGCTGGAGGCCAAGCCTGGAAAAGAGGCGGACGTCGAGAACTTTCTGATGGGAGGGCTGCCGCTGGTTGAGCAGGAACCGGCGACGACCGCCTGGTTCGCAATCCGCCTGGGGCCTTCGACCTTCGGCATCTTCGACGTATTTCCCGACGAGTCAGGCCGGGAAGCGCACCTGTCGGGCCGCGTTGCAGCGGCACTTCAGGAGAACGCCGAACTGTTCGCACAGGCACCCGACATTCAGAAGCTTGATGTCGTGGCGGCCAAGCTCCCCGGGGTTCTGGCAACTTAA